ACCGATTCGGCCGGATGACTGCCGGTGCGACGCGTGTCTGGCGGGCGCATTTCGCCTTGAACAAACGCGCAAGATATATAACATGTTAAGTAACGAGACCGGGCGCAAAGCCCGCCGTCATGGAGAGGAGGAGATCGAATGAAGAAGGCGTTGTTGGCGCTGCTCGTGGCTGCGGGCGTCACGCCGGCTGTTGCACCTGCGCTGGCGCAGGACAAGACGGTCAATCTGAAAGTGTCGCTCTGGGTACCGCCGGCACATCCGCTGGTTCCGGCGACGCAGGCCTGGGCCGCCGACATCGAAAAGGCCTCGGGCGGCACCATCAAGATCACCGTGTTCCCGTCCGAGCAGCTCGGCAAGGCATTCGATCATTACGACATGGCGCGCGACGGCATTGCCGACGTCACCTACGTCAATCCCGGCTATCAACCTGGCCGCTTCCCGATCGCAGCTGCAGGCCAGCTTCCGTTCGTGTTTGCCGACGGCAAGAAGGGTACGCTGGCGCTGAACGAGTGGTACCACAAATACGCGCCGACCGAGATGAAGGACACCAAGCTCTGCTTCGCCTTCATCCACGATCCGGGCGCGCTGCACGGCAAGAAGAAGATCCTGCTGCCGACCGACCTCAACGGCGTGAAGGTACGCCCCGCCCAGAGCACGATCGGCGAGATGGTGAAGATGTTCGGCGGCACCAATGTGCAGGCGTCCGCGCCGGAAGCGCGCGATGCTATCGAGCGCGGCGTGGCCGACGAGATCACCTTCCCCTGGGGCTCGATCTTCCTGTTCGGCATCGACAAGGTGGTGAAGTACCACATGGACGTGCCGCTCTACACGACCGTGTTCACCTACAACATTAACCTCGCCAAATATAACTCGATGTCGGATGCCCAGAAGAAAGTGATCGACGATCACTGCACGCCGGAATGGGCTTCCAAGGTCACCGACCCCTGGACCGAGTTCGAGGCCAATGGCCGCACCAAGATGAAGGCGCTGCCGGGTCATGAGGTCTATCAGTTGACTG
The DNA window shown above is from Bradyrhizobium sp. ISRA464 and carries:
- a CDS encoding TRAP transporter substrate-binding protein — translated: MKKALLALLVAAGVTPAVAPALAQDKTVNLKVSLWVPPAHPLVPATQAWAADIEKASGGTIKITVFPSEQLGKAFDHYDMARDGIADVTYVNPGYQPGRFPIAAAGQLPFVFADGKKGTLALNEWYHKYAPTEMKDTKLCFAFIHDPGALHGKKKILLPTDLNGVKVRPAQSTIGEMVKMFGGTNVQASAPEARDAIERGVADEITFPWGSIFLFGIDKVVKYHMDVPLYTTVFTYNINLAKYNSMSDAQKKVIDDHCTPEWASKVTDPWTEFEANGRTKMKALPGHEVYQLTADQLAEWKKAVKPLHDSWAEAVKKAGGDPEKIAADLQATLKKYDAGF